Proteins encoded in a region of the Paenibacillus sp. W2I17 genome:
- a CDS encoding PAS domain-containing protein encodes MQLELKAFLLLTDAVMITDEEGVILDVNSVYVTKTGFSRESTIGQPARLLMDTHWRGNQTWSGVAKLMKVDQEVWEAQVTITSVHLDDSLFYISIFNDEFS; translated from the coding sequence ATGCAACTGGAACTCAAAGCCTTCTTACTGCTAACGGATGCGGTCATGATTACAGATGAGGAGGGTGTGATTCTGGATGTGAATTCCGTTTATGTAACCAAAACAGGATTCTCACGGGAGAGCACCATAGGTCAGCCTGCCCGATTGCTAATGGATACCCACTGGAGAGGAAATCAGACCTGGTCCGGCGTTGCCAAACTGATGAAGGTTGATCAGGAAGTGTGGGAAGCCCAGGTTACGATTACATCGGTTCATTTGGATGATTCTCTTTTTTATATCAGCATATTTAATGATGAATTTTCATGA
- a CDS encoding MetQ/NlpA family ABC transporter substrate-binding protein has protein sequence MRGRHEMKVKMMLMLLAVMLVVAACGKKEETPAAEGTKEDTQAAQEVTLKVATLIPPMTDVLDIVKPLLKEDGVNLEVVVLSDNVQPNTALANKEVDANFFQHVPYMTQYNEANNANLVAVQPIYNAIYGGYSKKYKTIEELPEGATVAIANDPSNIGRSLVMLEQNGLIKLKEGVGFNATQADITENTKNFKFEEVDLLMLARMMDDADLVAMTPAYASPLGLTPKKDALLTEKDDSHFAITMVAREDNKDSEAIQKLAKRMAGPEVKAFFEEKYADIAIPAFK, from the coding sequence ATGAGGGGTAGACATGAAATGAAAGTGAAAATGATGCTTATGTTGCTTGCAGTAATGCTGGTTGTAGCTGCTTGTGGCAAAAAAGAAGAAACACCTGCGGCTGAAGGAACAAAAGAAGATACACAAGCTGCACAAGAAGTTACGCTGAAAGTAGCCACGTTGATTCCACCGATGACAGATGTACTGGATATTGTTAAACCGCTATTGAAGGAAGATGGTGTCAACCTGGAAGTTGTTGTGTTGTCAGATAACGTTCAACCAAATACGGCACTCGCGAACAAGGAAGTGGATGCAAACTTCTTCCAACACGTGCCTTACATGACCCAGTATAATGAAGCGAACAATGCCAATCTGGTGGCTGTACAGCCTATCTATAATGCCATCTATGGCGGCTACTCCAAAAAGTACAAAACGATTGAGGAATTGCCAGAAGGTGCAACGGTTGCAATTGCAAACGATCCTTCCAACATTGGTCGCTCTCTTGTGATGCTGGAGCAGAACGGGTTGATTAAGCTGAAAGAGGGCGTAGGTTTTAACGCCACACAGGCAGACATCACCGAGAATACAAAGAACTTCAAGTTTGAGGAAGTGGACTTGTTGATGCTGGCTCGCATGATGGATGATGCTGATCTGGTAGCCATGACACCGGCATATGCCAGTCCGCTCGGTCTTACACCGAAGAAGGATGCATTGTTAACCGAGAAGGATGATTCCCATTTTGCCATCACCATGGTTGCCCGTGAGGATAACAAGGACTCCGAAGCGATCCAGAAGCTGGCTAAACGCATGGCGGGTCCAGAGGTCAAAGCCTTCTTCGAAGAGAAATATGCAGATATCGCGATCCCGGCATTTAAATAG
- a CDS encoding PQQ-binding-like beta-propeller repeat protein: MKTGPDWQRTGYKWITMTGLSAVLLTGWMLLDSKMVALEGQALATTPQALGASSQVLSTQLAYKQGDTVTLMNDIPLFKNRRDGSVAADQLGIEYYTTKNEKYTLATVRGEWVQLKSTDHGDFWLPSWYALTESRSMTETAPQSFTLQSGSKLYLAPDSSTTWSFEKALTDKAVIVAKWKGWYGVSIAPRVWNKESSTYRPGLFWIKAQAIEQRMNVADGWFQQDASLPTSVIRHLTDIKLNKATTSKQVAGWLGEPDWKESSNNLNFTGYSMSIGQTWRYEREDAQFLVTFNKNGRLVRTRWNLAQDNRNAVVSDWNISRADEYGFTTKIYGTTLPTTIPWKPVWTNQGDINYTFLQAATDDVLLMKGDDGGFSGDYYEGSIYALDRHSGQKLWGINGGFGRQQAEVDAERKYVTIYTDYDPDKKKYVDRIRHLNLKNGKVMWTYTPKQKFRLNGITAAKNVVVVDNPVVESSSNSWLTVLDSANGKTLWTRKLATGYELLNKSADDPYVLYWEKNKLVAADPQSGRTVWSLKGKRSTIEQFWNDPYTGGIERLDPFATTNAERWLSLDNQWLLLDLNTGKKLAQFPARVGQRFEELNDGMLLIRENKNGDHYGEYEDFTTTLYDAKTGKTRWTIKGKIERGLVEEDQLYVIKNGYPAALDYKTGETRWNAKDTIATLRHPTNQGSYLVIDDQLLLPMDENLLVMNKKNGALLGRVHDVVMGNPEHPGPGCEEWND, translated from the coding sequence GTGAAGACGGGTCCTGACTGGCAGAGAACGGGGTACAAATGGATTACCATGACTGGATTATCAGCTGTGCTGTTGACGGGCTGGATGCTGCTGGATTCCAAAATGGTCGCCCTTGAAGGACAAGCTTTGGCTACAACGCCACAAGCATTGGGGGCAAGTTCCCAAGTCTTATCAACACAGTTGGCCTACAAACAAGGAGATACCGTTACACTTATGAATGACATTCCTCTGTTCAAAAACAGAAGGGACGGCAGTGTGGCTGCTGACCAGCTGGGGATTGAATACTATACAACAAAAAACGAAAAGTATACGTTGGCCACGGTTCGAGGTGAGTGGGTGCAGCTTAAGTCAACCGATCATGGAGACTTTTGGCTACCAAGTTGGTATGCCCTCACGGAGAGTAGAAGCATGACGGAAACAGCTCCCCAAAGCTTCACACTCCAATCAGGCAGCAAGCTGTATCTGGCTCCAGATAGTTCTACAACCTGGTCTTTTGAGAAAGCGCTAACAGATAAGGCTGTTATTGTTGCAAAGTGGAAAGGCTGGTATGGGGTATCCATTGCCCCACGAGTCTGGAATAAAGAATCCTCCACGTATCGGCCAGGACTCTTCTGGATCAAGGCACAGGCTATAGAACAGCGGATGAATGTGGCTGATGGCTGGTTCCAACAGGATGCATCGCTGCCAACTTCGGTTATACGCCATCTGACAGATATTAAGCTGAACAAGGCAACCACCTCCAAACAAGTGGCTGGGTGGTTAGGCGAGCCGGATTGGAAAGAGAGTTCAAACAATCTAAATTTCACGGGTTATTCAATGAGTATTGGACAGACCTGGAGATATGAGCGGGAAGATGCGCAATTTCTGGTCACATTCAACAAGAATGGCAGACTGGTCAGAACACGCTGGAATTTAGCACAGGATAATCGAAATGCTGTCGTTTCCGATTGGAACATCAGTCGGGCGGATGAATATGGGTTCACAACAAAAATCTATGGCACAACACTGCCAACGACAATCCCTTGGAAACCGGTATGGACCAACCAGGGGGATATTAACTACACTTTTTTACAAGCAGCCACGGATGATGTACTCCTGATGAAAGGGGATGACGGTGGATTTAGCGGGGATTACTACGAAGGTTCCATATATGCTCTTGACCGACATTCGGGCCAGAAATTATGGGGGATTAATGGGGGCTTTGGAAGACAGCAGGCAGAGGTGGATGCAGAGCGCAAATACGTTACAATCTACACCGATTATGACCCTGATAAGAAAAAATACGTGGATCGTATTCGTCATCTGAACTTGAAGAACGGAAAGGTCATGTGGACGTACACTCCTAAGCAAAAGTTTAGACTAAATGGCATCACCGCTGCGAAGAACGTTGTGGTTGTGGATAACCCGGTTGTTGAGAGCTCAAGCAACAGTTGGTTAACGGTTCTGGACAGTGCAAACGGAAAAACATTGTGGACGCGAAAACTGGCTACGGGTTATGAATTATTGAACAAGAGTGCAGATGACCCCTATGTGTTGTATTGGGAAAAGAATAAGCTGGTTGCAGCCGATCCGCAATCAGGGCGAACCGTATGGAGCTTAAAGGGCAAACGATCCACCATAGAACAATTTTGGAATGATCCATATACTGGTGGAATTGAACGTCTTGATCCCTTTGCAACCACGAATGCTGAAAGATGGCTATCACTAGATAATCAGTGGCTTCTGCTTGATCTGAACACGGGGAAAAAGCTTGCCCAATTCCCTGCTCGGGTAGGACAGAGATTTGAGGAGCTGAATGATGGCATGTTGTTGATCCGTGAGAACAAAAACGGCGATCATTACGGCGAATATGAAGATTTTACAACTACCCTGTATGATGCCAAGACAGGCAAAACACGCTGGACGATCAAGGGCAAGATTGAACGAGGACTGGTGGAAGAGGATCAGTTGTATGTGATTAAGAACGGTTATCCAGCGGCTTTGGATTATAAAACGGGGGAGACGCGTTGGAATGCCAAAGATACGATTGCAACACTAAGGCATCCGACGAATCAGGGAAGTTATCTGGTCATTGATGATCAGTTGCTGTTGCCCATGGACGAGAATCTGCTCGTAATGAACAAAAAGAATGGAGCACTGTTAGGTCGTGTACATGACGTTGTGATGGGAAACCCGGAGCACCCGGGACCGGGATGCGAAGAATGGAATGATTAA
- a CDS encoding methionine ABC transporter permease, with amino-acid sequence MRLPESVLKYQHEIWQAIGETFVMVGISIAAAVLIGLPLGTLLYLFRRGQRYQNQTLSFVLGSVVNIVRSFPFLLLVVFMIPFTRIVVGTSIGTLAATVPLSVIAIAYYARLVEQALLDVPRGVVEAAASMGASTMQLVVKFLYVEARSGLVLGLTTATISFISYSTVMGIVGGGGVGDFAIRYGYQRFETEIMVFTIIIMIILVQMIQFTGSRLSHWLDRRS; translated from the coding sequence ATGAGGTTACCTGAGTCTGTGCTGAAATATCAGCATGAGATATGGCAGGCGATCGGAGAGACTTTTGTCATGGTGGGTATCTCCATTGCGGCAGCTGTTCTGATTGGGTTACCTCTGGGTACACTGCTGTACTTATTCCGGAGAGGACAACGGTATCAGAATCAAACGCTGTCCTTTGTACTCGGCAGTGTCGTTAACATCGTTCGTTCGTTTCCGTTCTTACTGCTGGTTGTATTCATGATTCCATTCACACGGATTGTTGTGGGAACGTCCATAGGTACGTTGGCGGCAACCGTGCCACTCTCGGTCATTGCAATTGCCTACTACGCCAGACTGGTGGAACAAGCGTTGCTGGATGTACCGAGGGGAGTGGTTGAAGCTGCTGCTTCCATGGGGGCATCGACGATGCAACTTGTGGTGAAGTTTTTGTACGTGGAGGCACGATCTGGTCTTGTACTGGGACTCACGACAGCTACGATTAGCTTCATCTCTTACTCGACGGTGATGGGTATTGTAGGTGGCGGCGGGGTTGGTGATTTTGCCATTCGCTACGGTTATCAGCGCTTCGAAACGGAGATTATGGTATTTACGATCATCATTATGATTATCCTGGTACAGATGATCCAATTCACAGGTAGCAGACTGTCCCACTGGCTGGATCGCAGATCCTGA
- a CDS encoding response regulator → MLRDLVLNFTLILIFVFLIHHYLNHTNATRSTSITTRIIIGITLSMLGTALYYFSIVLEDGTLLNFRAIVYLLAAYFGGSGSAFVTFAFMWMFRINMGRNPLLENWQYALTELLFVVAICLIFKYIRGFIQKWLSGALLLITVYEFSALKTNSPSLLMMGQILFFQCICLLFVILFLYYLNQNHRYRRLVIQRDQEMLEMLRMQPGFTFKIRKQNGKFEYLVLEGEMLSRLGLDMSSLKQDYKLGTLDILPQEKVEFLRKQFNRAWEGESFFYEIEHGGYYSLVNVRPLREEGVVKYVVGYGLDITEHRAVKRRIQESDERYRTLERVSADWFVGLDNNRCIVSVNQKFLDVLGLGRQEVIGRQLEELLFIEQLENWLFVFQKALHHNIAQDTELSFIIGEGHEQHVRVHLYPVKVLNSSEKIKAVIHDISDHYRRVKADKASQAKSEFLAFMSHEIRTPLSGIINFSLLLQRTDLSPQQKDYLSKINASSQTLLALVNDILDFSKIEAGKLMLEKVSFSPEEVIKRVADQIGVAIGHKVIEVIFTTDPDLPLTVIGDPFRLEQVLLNLLSNAIKFTEHGYVTLQAEVLSLEAERVHVRFEVEDTGIGMSPEQLERLFVPFTQAEPSTYRTYGGSGLGLVICYLLVTSLGGSLRVDSVLGEYSLFSFDLIFELADSEEEESFSLQTHPLLYGANDVVIIEDDERMGANLKQLLYSFGMNPTLYTSLNHMMESDWYTPEAEGTSSMLIMLDMDIEDTVNGSLWDSFMKRMNRTKFKMVGYTHAFSENALWSEERSFRPDLMMIKPITRLGLFEVLLALQGEGPLEKKRLIEYDESYLLKSKGHILIAEDHEINQLVIRAMLENTGFKVTLADSGTEVLKKLDEQTWELILMDLYMPDMNGIDAARHIRKMRKYDRTPIIALTANILKSDHELYLETGMNAILTKPIHEQQLADILEIWIDLKGIREINGIDADKAIRQMDGKPHILQYALTKFRMEYGSFQKKLAIQLQQQQIADVIRSVHSLRGVAANLHAVDLMCAVLQLESLLFRPLFKEEELRSILEKVQQEIDKITESLPW, encoded by the coding sequence TTGCTACGCGATCTTGTATTAAATTTCACGCTAATTTTGATCTTTGTTTTCCTAATTCATCACTATTTGAACCATACAAATGCTACCCGTTCAACATCCATCACGACTCGAATCATTATTGGTATTACGCTGAGCATGTTGGGCACGGCGCTCTATTATTTCTCTATTGTGCTTGAGGATGGTACATTGTTGAATTTCCGGGCCATTGTGTATCTGCTTGCTGCTTATTTTGGTGGGAGTGGCTCTGCTTTCGTTACTTTTGCATTCATGTGGATGTTTCGGATTAATATGGGGCGTAATCCCTTGTTGGAGAACTGGCAGTATGCGTTGACAGAGTTGTTATTTGTCGTAGCCATATGTCTGATCTTTAAGTATATCAGGGGATTTATACAGAAGTGGTTGTCCGGAGCGTTGCTGTTGATTACTGTGTATGAGTTTTCTGCACTAAAGACAAATTCCCCTTCTCTGCTAATGATGGGGCAGATTCTCTTTTTTCAATGTATCTGCCTGCTGTTCGTTATATTATTCCTGTATTATCTGAACCAAAATCATCGATATAGGAGATTGGTCATTCAGAGGGATCAGGAAATGCTGGAGATGCTTCGTATGCAGCCGGGTTTTACTTTTAAAATCCGAAAACAGAACGGAAAATTCGAGTATCTTGTGCTTGAGGGAGAGATGCTCTCCCGACTGGGCTTGGATATGAGTAGTCTGAAGCAAGATTACAAACTGGGCACATTGGATATTTTACCTCAGGAAAAGGTAGAATTTCTGCGAAAGCAGTTTAACCGGGCATGGGAAGGGGAATCTTTTTTTTACGAGATTGAGCATGGAGGTTACTATTCGCTGGTGAACGTTCGCCCTCTGCGAGAAGAGGGTGTGGTGAAATATGTCGTGGGATATGGACTTGATATTACGGAGCACAGAGCGGTTAAACGAAGGATTCAAGAAAGTGATGAGCGATATCGAACACTTGAGCGAGTGTCGGCAGATTGGTTTGTCGGTTTGGATAACAACAGATGTATTGTGTCAGTGAATCAGAAATTTCTGGATGTTCTCGGTCTCGGCAGGCAGGAAGTGATTGGGCGTCAGCTTGAAGAATTGTTGTTCATTGAGCAGCTGGAGAACTGGTTGTTCGTTTTCCAAAAAGCCTTACATCACAATATAGCACAAGATACGGAACTGAGTTTCATTATTGGAGAAGGTCATGAGCAGCATGTTCGGGTTCACCTATACCCTGTTAAAGTATTAAACTCGAGTGAGAAAATTAAGGCAGTCATTCATGACATTTCGGATCACTATAGACGTGTTAAGGCTGACAAAGCAAGCCAGGCGAAGAGTGAGTTTCTCGCATTCATGAGCCACGAGATTCGTACCCCACTGAGCGGTATTATCAACTTTTCGTTGTTGCTTCAACGAACAGATCTATCTCCACAACAAAAGGATTATTTGAGTAAAATCAATGCTTCCTCCCAAACCTTGCTTGCCCTCGTAAATGATATTCTTGATTTTTCAAAAATAGAGGCAGGCAAGCTGATGTTGGAGAAGGTCTCTTTTTCACCAGAGGAAGTGATCAAACGTGTGGCAGATCAGATTGGTGTGGCTATCGGGCACAAAGTTATCGAAGTGATCTTTACAACCGATCCCGATCTGCCATTAACGGTGATTGGTGATCCGTTCCGACTTGAACAGGTGTTATTGAATCTGCTCAGTAATGCGATTAAATTTACGGAGCATGGATATGTAACGCTGCAGGCAGAGGTTCTTTCATTGGAGGCGGAGCGAGTTCATGTCCGTTTTGAGGTAGAGGACACGGGAATCGGAATGTCACCCGAACAATTGGAACGGCTCTTTGTCCCGTTTACTCAAGCGGAACCCTCGACGTATCGAACATATGGTGGCTCTGGTCTTGGGCTGGTCATCTGTTACCTTCTGGTCACCTCTTTGGGAGGAAGCTTGCGGGTGGATAGTGTGCTGGGAGAGTACAGTCTGTTTTCATTCGACTTGATATTTGAACTTGCAGATTCGGAAGAAGAAGAGAGTTTCTCCCTGCAGACACACCCTCTCCTATATGGTGCGAATGATGTGGTTATCATTGAAGATGATGAACGGATGGGCGCAAATCTGAAGCAGCTGCTCTATTCATTCGGGATGAATCCGACGCTGTATACTTCCTTGAACCATATGATGGAGAGTGATTGGTATACTCCTGAAGCCGAAGGGACAAGTTCGATGTTGATCATGTTGGATATGGATATAGAAGACACAGTCAACGGTTCGTTATGGGACAGTTTCATGAAGCGAATGAATCGAACCAAATTTAAAATGGTGGGTTATACCCATGCTTTTAGTGAAAATGCCCTGTGGAGTGAGGAGAGATCCTTTCGCCCGGATCTCATGATGATCAAACCGATTACACGTCTGGGATTGTTCGAAGTCTTACTTGCACTTCAGGGTGAAGGGCCATTGGAGAAAAAGCGGTTGATAGAATACGATGAATCCTATTTGCTTAAATCCAAAGGGCACATTCTGATCGCTGAAGATCATGAAATCAATCAACTGGTCATTCGGGCCATGCTGGAAAATACCGGATTCAAGGTGACGCTGGCAGATAGTGGCACAGAGGTTTTGAAGAAATTGGATGAACAAACATGGGAACTGATTCTGATGGATCTCTATATGCCAGATATGAACGGAATTGATGCAGCGCGACACATTCGCAAGATGAGGAAATATGATCGTACACCCATTATCGCGCTTACAGCGAATATTTTAAAAAGCGACCATGAATTATATCTTGAAACAGGCATGAATGCCATACTGACTAAGCCCATACATGAACAACAGCTCGCAGACATTTTGGAAATATGGATTGATCTAAAAGGCATAAGGGAGATCAATGGAATTGATGCAGATAAGGCGATCAGACAGATGGACGGCAAGCCACATATTCTGCAATATGCGCTCACGAAATTCAGAATGGAGTATGGCTCGTTTCAGAAAAAACTGGCGATCCAACTTCAGCAACAGCAGATTGCTGATGTCATTCGTAGTGTTCATTCTCTTCGAGGCGTAGCTGCGAATCTGCATGCAGTGGACCTGATGTGTGCGGTACTCCAATTGGAATCGCTCTTGTTCCGTCCGTTGTTCAAAGAAGAGGAACTGCGTTCAATATTGGAGAAGGTACAACAGGAAATTGATAAAATTACCGAGTCCCTGCCATGGTGA
- a CDS encoding methionine ABC transporter ATP-binding protein: MISLYGVSKRYNERGSRADQGFEALSSVSLEVGQGEIHGIIGSSGAGKSTLLRMLNGLEKPDDGEVVVNGQHLTQMNEQSLRQARRSIGMIFQHFNLVSNRTVSGNVCMPLELAGMPRAQRVERGLEVLRFVGLEDKAGQYPAQLSGGQKQRVAIARALASRPDVLLCDEPTSSLDPQTTNGILDVLRHINETLGVTIVVVTHEMEVARRLCHRISVMKDGRLVRTLSKAEVSSIPAPQPDLLTSLLAGDEYGMTGSSLFRQAEQEDKS; encoded by the coding sequence ATGATCTCATTATATGGTGTAAGCAAACGTTATAACGAGCGCGGTTCCCGTGCAGATCAGGGATTCGAAGCATTAAGCTCGGTGTCCCTCGAAGTGGGACAAGGAGAAATACATGGCATCATCGGATCGAGTGGTGCAGGCAAATCCACGCTTCTGCGGATGCTCAACGGATTGGAAAAGCCGGATGATGGTGAGGTTGTTGTGAATGGGCAGCACTTGACCCAGATGAATGAACAGAGTCTGCGTCAGGCACGTAGATCCATTGGCATGATCTTTCAACACTTCAATCTTGTCAGTAACCGAACGGTGAGTGGCAATGTCTGCATGCCATTGGAGCTTGCGGGTATGCCCCGTGCGCAGCGAGTTGAACGTGGACTTGAGGTGCTGCGGTTTGTTGGACTGGAAGACAAGGCGGGTCAATATCCTGCTCAGCTCAGCGGAGGACAGAAGCAGCGTGTGGCGATTGCACGAGCGCTGGCCAGTCGTCCAGATGTGCTGCTCTGTGATGAACCGACCTCTTCGCTTGATCCACAGACCACGAACGGTATCCTGGATGTGCTGCGACATATCAATGAAACGCTGGGCGTGACCATTGTTGTAGTGACGCATGAGATGGAAGTGGCTCGCAGACTATGTCACAGGATATCCGTCATGAAGGATGGGCGGCTCGTTCGTACGTTGTCTAAAGCGGAAGTGAGCAGTATCCCTGCTCCGCAGCCTGATCTGCTGACCTCCTTGCTTGCGGGTGACGAATACGGGATGACAGGTTCGTCTCTGTTCCGTCAGGCAGAACAGGAGGACAAGTCATGA
- a CDS encoding methyl-accepting chemotaxis protein, with protein sequence MHKNFKTKLVVSFIAFLAIPSLSIGVLSYNSAKDEVEKQILHSAMENVNLASATIDLSVNTKRNHIEYYANTLAEQLRQEDAEVRVVNELKGYAAQNTDIITIGVGTEAGVYLMSSDAEMPEDYDPRTRPWYTEAMGTPQQVIVTDPYISAETKEITITIAKALDDQSGVVQLDLNLSDISQLVSGIKVGEKGHLILLDASEKYIYHPTMEPGTDATEDFWTQVYTNESGNFNYTFDQVDKVMYYATNASTGWKVAGTMFSSEVEDAAAPILNRTIMVIVSCLVIGILIIWLVMRSIVKPIRQLKDQAIQVSEGDLTQTITSTSHDEIGELSDAFGKMQHNLRVLIQNVENSASQVVILSDEMTQSAESTSAASEQVARAIQEIASGAEKQTEGIEHNHQAMNEITIGITRIAERSIHVADLAKHTTVQAEEGGNTVKQTVSQMQSIQETVEQTNQLIQALYERSHQISAITELIGNIAKQTNLLALNASIEAARAGTHGNGFAVVAAEVRKLAEQSGQSVNEITVLTTAVQEDMAASVRMMEKVTSEVGEGMDISTEAIRKFERILDSMRETTPQIEEIAATSQEITAGVQEVSAVSNELAGIASGNAATSEEVAASSEEQLAAMEQISSSARGLSTLAEELQRLIRQFKY encoded by the coding sequence ATGCATAAGAACTTTAAGACCAAGCTGGTGGTGTCCTTTATTGCTTTCCTGGCCATTCCTTCGTTAAGTATTGGAGTTTTATCGTATAACAGTGCAAAAGATGAAGTGGAGAAGCAAATTTTACATAGTGCGATGGAAAATGTGAACCTTGCCAGTGCAACGATAGATCTTTCAGTCAATACCAAGCGGAATCACATTGAATATTATGCGAATACACTTGCAGAGCAATTACGACAAGAAGATGCCGAGGTTCGGGTTGTGAACGAATTGAAGGGGTACGCTGCGCAGAACACAGATATCATCACCATAGGTGTAGGCACAGAGGCAGGTGTGTATCTGATGTCCTCCGATGCGGAGATGCCTGAAGATTACGATCCGCGAACAAGACCATGGTACACAGAAGCGATGGGTACTCCACAGCAAGTCATTGTTACAGACCCTTATATTTCTGCAGAGACAAAAGAGATTACCATTACGATTGCGAAGGCACTGGATGACCAATCCGGTGTGGTCCAATTGGATCTTAATCTGTCGGACATTAGTCAATTGGTTAGCGGAATTAAAGTAGGAGAAAAGGGACATCTGATTCTGCTGGATGCCAGCGAAAAGTATATCTATCATCCGACGATGGAACCTGGAACAGATGCAACAGAAGATTTTTGGACACAAGTGTATACGAATGAATCCGGTAACTTCAACTATACCTTTGATCAGGTTGATAAGGTCATGTATTACGCCACGAATGCATCCACGGGATGGAAGGTCGCAGGCACCATGTTTTCTTCTGAAGTAGAGGATGCCGCTGCGCCTATTCTGAATCGAACGATTATGGTCATCGTTTCCTGTCTTGTCATCGGAATTTTGATCATCTGGCTCGTGATGCGATCGATTGTTAAACCGATTCGTCAGTTGAAGGATCAGGCGATCCAGGTGAGTGAAGGGGATCTAACCCAAACCATTACTAGCACAAGCCATGATGAGATTGGTGAACTGAGTGATGCCTTTGGCAAAATGCAGCACAATCTGCGTGTGCTGATTCAAAATGTGGAGAACAGCGCCAGTCAGGTAGTCATCTTATCGGATGAAATGACTCAGAGTGCGGAATCAACCAGTGCAGCCAGTGAGCAGGTAGCGCGAGCCATTCAGGAAATTGCGAGTGGTGCGGAGAAACAGACCGAAGGTATTGAACATAACCATCAGGCCATGAATGAAATTACGATTGGTATTACAAGAATCGCCGAACGTTCCATACATGTCGCTGATTTGGCGAAACATACAACCGTACAAGCAGAAGAAGGCGGCAACACCGTCAAGCAGACGGTGAGTCAGATGCAATCGATTCAAGAGACGGTAGAACAGACAAACCAATTGATTCAAGCGTTATATGAACGATCACACCAAATTTCAGCGATCACGGAGTTAATCGGAAATATAGCCAAACAGACAAACCTGCTCGCGCTGAACGCATCCATTGAAGCTGCTCGTGCAGGTACACATGGCAATGGATTCGCCGTTGTAGCAGCAGAGGTTCGCAAGTTGGCAGAACAATCCGGGCAGTCTGTCAATGAAATCACCGTGCTGACTACGGCGGTTCAGGAAGATATGGCAGCTTCCGTTCGCATGATGGAGAAGGTGACTTCAGAGGTTGGAGAGGGCATGGACATCTCTACAGAAGCGATTCGAAAGTTTGAACGTATTCTGGATAGCATGCGGGAAACGACACCTCAGATTGAAGAGATTGCTGCCACGTCGCAAGAGATCACAGCAGGTGTGCAGGAAGTATCTGCTGTATCCAATGAGTTGGCAGGCATTGCGTCAGGCAACGCCGCAACTTCCGAAGAAGTGGCCGCTTCCTCAGAGGAGCAACTGGCAGCGATGGAGCAGATTTCTTCATCGGCTCGTGGCTTGTCCACCCTGGCTGAAGAGCTGCAGCGCCTGATTAGACAGTTTAAGTATTAA
- a CDS encoding energy-coupling factor transporter transmembrane protein EcfT produces the protein MQLSFPHRETWLHNVNPGLKMIILTMMFVIVILIHNLNVMTNVAMAMMLLLCWTGHPWYRLMLYASPFILVFISTSTGMMLFGKGETTWYKWGLIHITEESFYRGLHLGFRSLTMAAAGLLFGLTTKPVRLFYSLMQQWRLPAKYAYSFLAAMRMIPILLDEFQTLRYAIRIRGTRQRGSRWNVYGTLKRYAIPLLAQSIRRAQRMAVAMEAKGFTDGASRTYYIQIGYSRADLWFVFYYILTLTAAYYIGVTFPYHATMVDVR, from the coding sequence ATGCAACTGTCGTTTCCTCACCGTGAAACCTGGCTTCATAACGTCAATCCAGGATTAAAGATGATCATTCTGACGATGATGTTTGTCATCGTTATCCTCATTCACAATCTGAATGTAATGACCAACGTTGCGATGGCGATGATGCTGTTACTGTGCTGGACAGGTCACCCATGGTATAGATTGATGCTGTACGCATCACCATTCATTCTGGTGTTTATCTCCACGTCTACAGGTATGATGCTGTTTGGTAAGGGCGAGACCACATGGTATAAGTGGGGACTGATCCACATAACCGAAGAGAGCTTCTATCGCGGTCTACACTTGGGTTTTCGCTCGCTGACTATGGCAGCGGCTGGCTTGCTGTTCGGACTGACAACGAAGCCGGTAAGGCTGTTTTATTCACTGATGCAGCAGTGGCGGCTTCCTGCAAAATATGCCTATAGCTTTCTGGCCGCGATGCGCATGATCCCGATTTTGCTGGATGAATTCCAGACGCTCCGTTACGCTATTCGTATACGTGGAACACGGCAACGTGGCTCTCGCTGGAACGTGTATGGTACACTCAAGCGTTACGCTATTCCGCTGCTGGCACAGAGCATTCGCCGTGCACAGCGAATGGCGGTAGCGATGGAAGCGAAAGGGTTCACAGATGGCGCGAGCCGCACGTATTACATTCAGATTGGCTATTCGCGAGCTGATCTGTGGTTTGTATTTTATTATATCCTCACCTTAACAGCGGCTTATTACATCGGAGTTACCTTTCCTTATCATGCTACGATGGTGGATGTAAGGTAA